The Mesorhizobium loti genome includes a region encoding these proteins:
- a CDS encoding NUDIX domain-containing protein, whose translation MTFADSYLGQLRALIGSRLVLMPGARIVVERADGRILLQKRTDFGLWGLPGGNAEEGEGLEAVVIREVLEETGLIVSNVEPFGFGCDPRYETFQFPNGDRAQFFALMFYTRSFEGEPAVTDDESSAVGWFAPGCLPEMLPNMARSVEAYLRFKATGKFQMT comes from the coding sequence ATGACCTTTGCCGACAGCTATCTGGGACAATTGCGGGCGTTGATCGGGAGTCGCCTGGTGCTGATGCCGGGCGCGCGCATTGTTGTCGAGCGCGCCGACGGCCGCATCCTGTTGCAGAAACGGACCGATTTTGGCCTGTGGGGCCTGCCTGGCGGCAATGCCGAGGAAGGCGAGGGCCTGGAAGCGGTGGTGATCCGGGAGGTACTTGAGGAAACCGGGTTGATCGTCAGCAACGTCGAACCATTCGGGTTCGGCTGCGACCCGCGCTATGAAACCTTCCAGTTTCCGAATGGCGACCGCGCCCAGTTCTTCGCGTTGATGTTCTACACACGCTCCTTTGAAGGCGAGCCGGCCGTCACCGATGACGAGAGCAGTGCTGTCGGCTGGTTCGCGCCGGGCTGCTTGCCCGAAATGCTGCCCAACATGGCGCGCAGCGTCGAGGCCTATCTCCGGTTCAAGGCCACCGGAAAATTCCAGATGACCTGA
- a CDS encoding TSUP family transporter yields MIDLSIQTVAMLAFAAFAAGFVDPIAGGGGLITVPALLLAGFTPVQALATNKLQGMFGSGSATIHYASKGHVDLRRQLPSALLALVGSAIGALLTTIVPGDILRAALPMVLIAIALYFAFKPNMNDVDRAERLSPFLFGLTLVPAIGFYDGLFGPGAGSFYMLAFVALAGYGVLKATAHTKLLNFASNIGGFIVFAAFGVVYWKIGLIMGVAQFLGARVGASLAMRIGAKLIKPLLVIVCLALAVKLLADPANPLRALIGV; encoded by the coding sequence ATGATCGACCTTAGCATCCAGACCGTCGCCATGCTCGCTTTCGCCGCCTTTGCCGCGGGCTTTGTCGATCCGATCGCCGGCGGCGGCGGTCTGATCACGGTGCCGGCGCTGCTGCTCGCCGGCTTCACGCCGGTCCAAGCGCTCGCGACCAACAAATTGCAAGGCATGTTCGGCTCGGGCTCGGCGACCATCCACTACGCATCGAAGGGTCATGTCGACCTGCGACGGCAATTGCCGTCGGCGCTTTTGGCCCTTGTTGGAAGCGCCATCGGCGCCTTGCTGACGACGATCGTGCCGGGTGACATTCTGCGGGCTGCCTTGCCCATGGTGCTGATTGCCATCGCGCTCTATTTCGCGTTCAAGCCCAACATGAACGATGTCGATCGCGCCGAGCGCCTGTCGCCGTTCCTGTTCGGGCTGACCCTTGTGCCCGCCATCGGCTTCTACGATGGCCTGTTCGGGCCAGGTGCGGGCTCCTTCTACATGCTGGCCTTCGTGGCACTTGCCGGCTACGGCGTGCTCAAGGCGACCGCGCACACCAAGCTGCTCAACTTCGCCTCCAACATCGGCGGCTTCATCGTCTTCGCGGCCTTCGGCGTCGTCTACTGGAAGATCGGCCTGATCATGGGCGTTGCCCAGTTCCTCGGCGCCCGCGTCGGCGCCAGCCTGGCCATGCGCATCGGCGCAAAACTGATCAAGCCGCTGCTGGTGATCGTGTGCCTGGCGCTTGCGGTAAAGCTGCTGGCCGACCCTGCGAACCCGCTGCGGGCCTTGATTGGTGTGTGA
- a CDS encoding cobyric acid synthase, which produces MAKAIMLQGTGSDVGKTVLVAGLCRAAKKRGLKVRPFKPQNMSNNAAVADIPGDNNAGGGEIGRAQWLQAIACGVAPSVHMNPVLLKPQTDVGAQVIVQGKVFGEARARDYQAMKGRLMDAVLDSWGKVGEGADLVIVEGAGSPAEINLRSRDIANMGFATRADVPVVLVGDIDRGGVIASVAGTHLILPEEDRRMIVGYLINKFRGDVSLFDDGLKSIEAFTGWRCFGVVPWLKAAARLPSEDSVVLERLASGQTRALKVAVPVLGRIANFDDLDPLKAEPQVEVVFVPPGKPLPADAGLVVIPGSKSTIGDLLKFRENGWDRDLLAHAKRGGHVVGICGGFQMLGRIVRDPDGIEGSVTEAEGLGLLDIETVMEPEKTVRNVSARSVQFDLPLEGYEIHLGRTTGPDTLRPSAVINGVDDGAVSADGKVIGTYMHGLFGADGFRGKFLESLGIKGGGIDYRAEVERALDEVAAELETHLDCDAIFALAR; this is translated from the coding sequence ATGGCCAAAGCGATCATGCTGCAAGGCACGGGTTCCGATGTCGGCAAGACGGTGCTGGTTGCCGGCCTTTGCCGCGCGGCAAAAAAGCGTGGCCTGAAGGTGCGGCCCTTCAAGCCGCAAAACATGTCGAACAATGCCGCCGTCGCCGACATTCCGGGCGACAACAATGCCGGCGGCGGCGAGATCGGCCGCGCGCAATGGCTGCAGGCGATCGCTTGTGGCGTGGCGCCCTCGGTCCACATGAACCCGGTGCTGCTCAAGCCGCAGACCGATGTCGGCGCGCAGGTCATCGTGCAGGGCAAGGTGTTCGGTGAAGCGCGGGCGCGCGACTACCAGGCGATGAAGGGCCGGCTGATGGATGCCGTTCTGGACTCCTGGGGCAAGGTCGGCGAGGGCGCCGATCTCGTCATCGTCGAGGGCGCCGGCTCGCCGGCCGAGATCAACCTGCGCAGCCGCGATATCGCCAATATGGGCTTTGCCACGCGCGCCGATGTGCCTGTGGTGCTGGTCGGCGACATCGATCGCGGCGGCGTCATCGCCTCGGTTGCCGGCACGCATCTGATCCTGCCGGAGGAGGACCGGCGCATGATCGTCGGCTACCTCATCAACAAGTTTCGCGGCGACGTTTCGCTGTTCGACGACGGCTTGAAGTCGATCGAGGCATTCACGGGATGGCGCTGTTTCGGCGTCGTGCCATGGCTGAAGGCGGCGGCACGCCTGCCTTCGGAAGATTCGGTGGTGCTGGAACGGCTGGCGTCAGGTCAGACGCGCGCGCTGAAGGTGGCCGTGCCGGTGCTTGGCCGCATCGCCAATTTCGACGATCTCGACCCGCTCAAGGCCGAACCGCAGGTCGAGGTGGTGTTCGTGCCGCCGGGAAAGCCGCTGCCCGCCGATGCCGGGCTGGTGGTCATTCCAGGCTCGAAGTCGACGATCGGCGATCTGCTGAAGTTCCGAGAGAACGGCTGGGATCGCGACCTTCTTGCGCACGCCAAGCGCGGCGGCCATGTCGTCGGCATTTGCGGCGGCTTCCAGATGCTCGGCCGTATCGTGCGCGACCCCGACGGCATCGAAGGCAGCGTCACCGAAGCCGAAGGGCTCGGCCTGCTCGACATCGAAACGGTGATGGAGCCGGAAAAGACGGTGCGCAATGTCAGCGCCCGTTCGGTACAGTTCGACCTGCCGCTCGAAGGCTATGAAATCCATCTCGGCCGCACCACCGGACCGGATACGCTGCGGCCTTCCGCTGTCATAAATGGTGTCGATGACGGCGCAGTGTCGGCCGACGGCAAGGTGATCGGCACCTATATGCACGGTCTGTTTGGCGCCGACGGCTTTCGCGGAAAATTCCTCGAAAGCCTCGGCATCAAGGGCGGTGGCATCGACTACCGGGCCGAGGTCGAGCGGGCGCTGGACGAGGTCGCAGCCGAGCTGGAGACCCATCTCGACTGCGACGCGATCTTTGCGCTGGCTAGGTAG
- a CDS encoding acyl-CoA dehydrogenase, whose product MDAAVDASTSQFELNEEQRAIQEMAQAFAADRVAPNALDWDRNRHFPADVIRETGPLGLGGIYIRDDVGGSALGRLDAVLIFEALSHADPAFSSFISIHNMVASMIDRFGNDEQRQRFLPKLTSMEWLASYCLTEPGSGSDAAALKTRAVKSGGDYVLNGTKQFISGAGDSDVYAVMVRTGADGPKGISTIVVPKDAPGLSFGANEHKMGWHMQSTRQVIFEDCKVPAENLLSGEGAGFGIAMAGLDGGRLNIAACSLGGAQSALDKALAYTAERKAFGSKINQFQALQFRLADMETELQAARIFLYAAASKLDRKAPDAGKWSAMAKRFVTDTGFNVANDALQLLGGYGYLHDYGIEKLVRDLRVHQILEGTNEIMRVIIARALIGR is encoded by the coding sequence ATGGACGCCGCGGTCGATGCGAGCACCAGCCAGTTCGAACTCAACGAGGAGCAGCGTGCCATCCAGGAGATGGCGCAGGCCTTCGCTGCCGACCGCGTCGCGCCGAACGCACTCGACTGGGACCGCAACAGGCATTTCCCGGCCGACGTGATCCGCGAGACCGGGCCGCTCGGGCTCGGCGGCATCTATATCAGGGATGATGTCGGCGGTTCGGCACTTGGCCGGCTCGACGCCGTGCTGATCTTCGAGGCGCTGTCGCACGCCGATCCGGCCTTTTCGTCCTTCATCTCGATCCACAACATGGTGGCCTCGATGATCGACCGTTTCGGCAATGACGAACAGCGCCAGCGCTTCCTGCCAAAGCTGACCTCGATGGAATGGCTGGCGAGCTACTGCCTGACCGAGCCGGGATCCGGCTCCGACGCTGCCGCGTTGAAGACGCGCGCGGTGAAGAGCGGCGGCGACTATGTGCTGAACGGCACCAAGCAGTTCATCTCGGGCGCCGGCGACAGCGATGTCTATGCCGTCATGGTGCGCACCGGCGCGGACGGGCCGAAAGGCATTTCCACCATCGTCGTGCCGAAAGATGCGCCCGGCCTCTCCTTCGGCGCCAACGAGCACAAGATGGGCTGGCACATGCAGTCGACCCGCCAGGTCATTTTCGAAGATTGCAAGGTGCCGGCGGAGAACCTTTTGTCCGGCGAAGGCGCCGGCTTCGGCATTGCCATGGCCGGCCTCGACGGCGGCCGGCTGAACATCGCCGCCTGTTCGCTGGGCGGCGCGCAGTCGGCGCTAGACAAGGCGCTCGCCTACACCGCCGAGCGCAAGGCCTTCGGCTCGAAGATCAACCAGTTCCAGGCTTTGCAGTTCAGGCTGGCCGACATGGAGACCGAGCTGCAGGCGGCGCGTATCTTCCTCTATGCCGCCGCCTCAAAACTCGACCGCAAGGCGCCGGATGCCGGCAAATGGTCGGCGATGGCCAAGCGCTTCGTCACCGATACCGGCTTCAACGTCGCCAACGATGCGCTGCAACTGCTCGGCGGCTACGGCTACCTGCACGACTACGGCATCGAGAAGCTGGTGCGGGACCTGCGCGTCCACCAGATTCTCGAAGGCACCAACGAGATCATGCGCGTCATCATCGCGCGAGCGCTGATCGGCCGCTGA
- a CDS encoding FAD-dependent oxidoreductase has protein sequence MVSSVRAVVIGGGCVGAGILYGLAKRGWTDVALLERTQLTAGSTWHAAGLIPSYARSRNVGRMIARSIEIYEGLEAETGQNVGWHKCGQLRIANTRDRLDEYRSYMDVAEVQGVRARIVSPAEAREIWPLLDNNSMLGALYHPDDGHIAPADVTQAMAKGARDLGAKVHLDTEVVGFERMPSGEWRVRTSRGDIVCEHVILATGNYARQTGAMLGLDIPAIPILHQYWITEAVPEIVERKRLGLPEMPILRDEGYEGYLREEGDGLMFGPYERTEQLKLFAENGVPEWFGADLLDEDFDAVSWNWERATELVPALGRAGIKRNVRGPFQMTADELPLMGQAWGLENVWLAEGVPGGILWGGAIGYYLSERIVEGGNSIDTAELDPRRFGQYANKNWTRAKVREAWGTHAAQHYPGQDMPAARPQKTAPSYDRLSQLGAVWDVLNGWEMPSWFAPAGVEARNVYSWRWTPKGNHVAAEVQAVRQAAGLVEMTPMTKFEVSGPGARDWLDGILANRLPRPGRVALAHHLMPAGGVQAEYVVARLQSDLFYLISTPRAERWNLDDLSRLLPKDGSVHLRNVTEDRGSFTVVGPKARDILQPLTEMDLSNEAFPWFSVQSGTVGMASDVRLLRVNYSGELGWELYHPLCYQRHLLDALLASGEAHGLRLVGLQALESLRLDKSYRAMYRDMNLELSAWESGLDRFVSLDKGDFIGRAALVAKQKQGTARRIATLSIDTDDASAFAFEGVYRKGEFVGHITSAGYSYTFGHDIALALLPLELVSPGTGLEVSILGERRAAKVIADSPYDPEGARGRM, from the coding sequence ATGGTGAGTTCCGTTCGTGCGGTCGTGATCGGTGGCGGCTGCGTGGGTGCCGGCATCCTCTACGGCCTTGCAAAGCGCGGCTGGACCGATGTGGCATTGCTGGAGCGAACACAGCTTACGGCTGGGTCGACATGGCATGCCGCGGGGCTCATCCCCTCTTACGCGCGCAGCCGCAATGTCGGCCGCATGATCGCCAGGTCGATTGAAATCTATGAGGGCCTGGAGGCCGAGACGGGCCAGAACGTCGGCTGGCATAAATGCGGCCAACTGCGCATTGCCAACACGCGCGACAGGCTGGACGAGTACAGAAGCTATATGGACGTCGCCGAGGTCCAGGGTGTGCGGGCCCGGATCGTATCGCCCGCGGAAGCGCGAGAGATCTGGCCGCTGCTCGACAACAACAGCATGCTGGGCGCCCTCTATCATCCCGATGACGGCCACATTGCACCGGCCGATGTCACCCAGGCCATGGCCAAGGGCGCACGCGACCTCGGCGCGAAGGTCCATCTTGATACCGAGGTTGTGGGCTTCGAACGCATGCCGAGCGGCGAGTGGAGGGTCAGGACCTCACGCGGTGACATCGTCTGCGAGCATGTCATCCTTGCGACCGGCAATTACGCACGCCAGACAGGCGCCATGCTGGGCCTGGACATTCCCGCGATCCCGATCCTGCATCAGTACTGGATCACCGAGGCGGTTCCCGAAATTGTGGAACGCAAACGGCTTGGTCTTCCGGAGATGCCGATCCTCAGGGACGAGGGTTACGAGGGCTATCTGCGCGAAGAAGGCGACGGGCTGATGTTCGGCCCCTATGAGCGTACCGAGCAGCTCAAGCTGTTCGCCGAAAACGGCGTCCCGGAATGGTTCGGCGCCGATCTGCTCGATGAGGATTTCGACGCCGTTTCCTGGAATTGGGAGCGCGCGACCGAGTTGGTCCCCGCGCTCGGACGCGCCGGCATCAAGCGGAATGTGCGAGGACCTTTCCAGATGACAGCCGATGAACTGCCGCTGATGGGGCAGGCGTGGGGCCTGGAGAATGTCTGGCTCGCCGAAGGGGTGCCGGGAGGCATCCTTTGGGGCGGTGCGATTGGCTATTACCTCTCCGAACGGATCGTGGAGGGTGGCAACAGCATCGACACGGCGGAGCTGGATCCCCGCCGGTTCGGCCAATATGCCAACAAGAACTGGACCCGGGCAAAGGTCCGGGAGGCTTGGGGCACCCATGCCGCACAGCACTATCCGGGCCAGGACATGCCAGCGGCGCGACCGCAGAAAACGGCCCCGTCCTACGACCGTCTAAGCCAGCTCGGCGCGGTATGGGATGTGTTGAACGGCTGGGAGATGCCAAGCTGGTTCGCGCCAGCGGGTGTCGAAGCGCGCAACGTGTATAGCTGGCGCTGGACCCCCAAAGGGAACCACGTCGCCGCAGAGGTTCAGGCTGTCCGCCAGGCCGCTGGCCTGGTCGAGATGACACCCATGACCAAGTTCGAGGTCAGCGGGCCGGGCGCCAGGGACTGGCTCGACGGAATCCTGGCCAACAGACTGCCTCGTCCCGGCCGTGTCGCTCTTGCCCATCACCTGATGCCGGCCGGCGGCGTGCAGGCCGAGTATGTGGTGGCACGGCTGCAGAGCGACTTGTTCTATCTCATATCGACGCCGCGCGCCGAGCGCTGGAACCTTGACGATCTCAGCCGGCTGCTGCCGAAGGACGGCAGCGTGCATCTGCGCAACGTCACGGAGGATCGCGGCAGCTTCACAGTGGTTGGACCGAAGGCGCGCGACATCTTGCAGCCGCTGACGGAGATGGACCTCTCCAACGAAGCCTTCCCATGGTTCAGCGTGCAATCCGGGACCGTCGGCATGGCCAGCGACGTACGCCTGCTGCGCGTCAACTATTCGGGCGAACTGGGATGGGAACTCTATCACCCACTCTGCTATCAGCGGCATTTGCTGGATGCACTCCTGGCATCGGGAGAGGCGCACGGGCTGAGGCTGGTCGGACTTCAAGCGCTGGAATCGCTCCGTCTCGATAAATCCTACCGCGCCATGTATCGCGATATGAATCTCGAATTGTCTGCCTGGGAAAGCGGTCTCGACCGCTTCGTCAGCCTCGACAAGGGGGACTTCATCGGCCGCGCCGCACTGGTCGCAAAACAGAAGCAGGGAACGGCACGCCGGATCGCCACACTGTCGATCGATACGGACGATGCGAGCGCGTTCGCCTTCGAGGGCGTCTACCGCAAAGGCGAATTCGTCGGCCATATCACTTCGGCAGGCTACTCCTATACTTTTGGTCACGACATCGCACTTGCGCTGCTGCCCCTGGAACTTGTGTCGCCCGGCACCGGGCTCGAGGTTTCGATCCTCGGCGAGCGCCGCGCGGCAAAGGTGATCGCCGACTCGCCCTATGATCCGGAAGGCGCGCGTGGGCGTATGTGA
- a CDS encoding helix-turn-helix transcriptional regulator, with amino-acid sequence MPVEMQPRQEQDQSVAGRFEMRRRLPDPRLQGIVSDICGYREMTPGHMRNVEYASLTVPLVISFAEPFAIGLGKAPGDNDRFASFAAGLYAGPVVIESFGGACCVQINFTPLGARRFFRLPMSELADSMVVLDDVLGAQGLALRERLGNVPDWATRFDMAEAFVTARLENAAETPLEIAWAYDRIITSGGRTRIASIAERLGWSRKHLAAGFSNAIGIGPKTLSRIVRFNRALGLARQPAADWADIAADCGYADQAHLVREFRDLAGETPTGISAR; translated from the coding sequence ATGCCAGTCGAGATGCAACCCCGGCAAGAGCAGGACCAATCCGTCGCCGGGCGGTTTGAGATGCGCCGGCGCCTGCCCGATCCTCGACTTCAGGGCATTGTGTCCGACATTTGCGGTTATCGCGAAATGACGCCCGGCCATATGCGCAACGTCGAATACGCGTCGCTCACCGTACCGCTGGTCATCAGCTTCGCCGAACCCTTCGCCATCGGCCTCGGCAAGGCGCCCGGCGATAATGACCGCTTCGCCAGTTTCGCCGCAGGCCTCTATGCCGGACCGGTGGTGATCGAATCCTTCGGCGGCGCCTGCTGCGTCCAGATCAACTTCACGCCGCTTGGCGCACGCCGTTTCTTCCGCCTGCCGATGAGCGAACTGGCCGACAGCATGGTCGTCCTCGACGACGTGCTTGGCGCGCAAGGCTTGGCGCTGCGTGAACGGCTGGGCAACGTGCCGGACTGGGCAACGCGTTTCGACATGGCCGAAGCCTTCGTCACCGCCCGTCTCGAGAACGCCGCGGAAACGCCGCTCGAAATCGCCTGGGCCTATGACCGCATCATCACATCCGGCGGCCGGACCCGCATTGCATCGATCGCCGAAAGGCTGGGCTGGAGCCGCAAACATCTCGCCGCCGGTTTTTCCAACGCCATCGGCATCGGCCCCAAGACACTGTCGCGCATCGTCCGCTTCAACCGGGCGCTCGGCCTGGCGAGGCAGCCGGCGGCCGACTGGGCGGATATAGCCGCCGATTGCGGCTATGCCGACCAGGCGCATCTGGTGCGCGAGTTCCGCGATCTCGCCGGCGAGACGCCGACCGGAATCTCGGCCAGGTAA
- a CDS encoding DUF2207 domain-containing protein translates to MNLSAPTQIVFIISVVIAIIGVLAALGVLAFIPLASVWIVLIAFIVLAGGCLMRGA, encoded by the coding sequence ATGAATCTTAGCGCACCTACCCAGATCGTTTTTATCATCTCCGTTGTCATCGCCATCATCGGCGTTCTCGCCGCGCTTGGCGTTCTTGCGTTCATTCCACTCGCATCGGTGTGGATTGTTCTTATTGCTTTCATCGTGCTTGCCGGCGGCTGCTTGATGCGCGGCGCCTGA
- a CDS encoding transcriptional regulator, protein MTTKFDELLGQFHAYLASVDHALVRDAVARIGWDMPARTLEPHPLACLRHLDRAAELAPPDAKPLVQLLSERRNDFRWGQTYSEADFGKEFIDNYGWLEVFGTRGHFANDAVAAGLLILGPDIVYPDHHHVAEEIYIPLTGGTEWRMGESGFCMRTVGEVVHHASNVNHAMRTGKDPLLALYIWRGGPLAAKSNITGTVAQGRG, encoded by the coding sequence GTGACGACAAAATTCGATGAACTGCTGGGACAGTTCCACGCATACCTTGCGTCCGTCGATCACGCCCTGGTGCGCGATGCCGTGGCGCGGATCGGCTGGGACATGCCGGCCCGCACGCTGGAGCCGCATCCGCTTGCCTGCCTGCGCCATCTCGATCGCGCCGCCGAACTGGCGCCGCCGGATGCCAAGCCGCTGGTGCAACTGCTTTCCGAGCGTCGGAATGATTTCCGCTGGGGGCAGACATATAGCGAGGCGGATTTCGGAAAGGAGTTCATCGACAATTACGGCTGGCTGGAAGTGTTCGGCACCCGAGGCCACTTCGCCAATGACGCGGTCGCCGCCGGCCTGCTGATCCTTGGACCCGATATCGTCTATCCCGACCACCATCACGTCGCCGAGGAAATCTACATTCCGCTGACCGGCGGCACCGAATGGCGCATGGGCGAGAGCGGCTTTTGCATGCGCACGGTCGGCGAGGTCGTCCACCACGCATCCAACGTCAATCACGCCATGCGCACAGGCAAAGACCCATTGCTGGCGCTCTACATTTGGCGTGGCGGGCCGCTGGCGGCAAAATCGAACATCACCGGAACCGTGGCGCAGGGCAGGGGCTGA
- a CDS encoding glyoxalase, with protein MTTTTEAPRLYPALRYRNAAKMIDWLGEAFGFSVRARYGEGDVVHHAELVFGSSMIMLGTVRDDDYGKMVGEPGTGGGKSIYIAVDDADAAYAKARKAGATIIQELTNRDYGSREFICRDPEGNVWSFGTYWPKAGEKG; from the coding sequence ATGACCACCACCACCGAAGCGCCCCGCCTGTACCCCGCCCTACGCTACAGGAACGCGGCAAAAATGATCGACTGGCTGGGCGAGGCTTTCGGCTTCAGCGTCCGTGCCCGCTATGGCGAAGGCGATGTCGTGCACCATGCCGAGCTGGTCTTCGGTTCCTCGATGATCATGCTGGGCACGGTGCGCGACGACGACTATGGCAAAATGGTCGGCGAACCCGGCACAGGCGGCGGCAAGTCGATCTACATTGCCGTCGATGATGCCGATGCCGCCTATGCCAAGGCCAGGAAGGCCGGCGCCACGATCATCCAGGAATTGACGAACCGCGACTATGGCAGCCGCGAATTCATCTGCCGCGACCCGGAAGGCAATGTCTGGTCGTTTGGGACGTATTGGCCGAAGGCTGGGGAGAAGGGCTGA
- the mmsB gene encoding 3-hydroxyisobutyrate dehydrogenase, whose product MTTIAFIGLGNMGNPMAANLVKAGHAVHGFDLMPENLTVAREHGVVIMANGPAAVKDADVVITMLPAGKHVLSVYEDIAPKAKKGALFVDSSTIDVESARKAHAIAAKHSLLSIDAPVSGGTGGAAAGTLTFMAGGSGDAFAAAEPILKPMAGRIVHCGGDGAGQAAKICNNMILGISMIGVAEAFVLAEKLGLSHQALFDVASTSSGQCWSLTTYCPVPGPVPTSPANRDYNPGFAAALMLKDLRLSQEAAQSAGAVTPLGAEAAQLYALFNAQGHGGTDFSGIINFLRGNPA is encoded by the coding sequence ATGACGACGATCGCCTTCATCGGCCTCGGCAACATGGGCAATCCAATGGCGGCCAACTTGGTCAAAGCCGGGCATGCCGTGCATGGCTTCGACCTGATGCCGGAGAATCTCACCGTCGCGCGCGAACACGGCGTCGTCATCATGGCCAACGGGCCGGCCGCGGTGAAGGATGCCGACGTGGTGATCACCATGCTGCCTGCGGGCAAGCATGTGCTGTCGGTCTATGAGGACATCGCACCCAAGGCGAAAAAAGGCGCGTTGTTCGTCGATTCCTCGACCATCGACGTCGAATCGGCGCGCAAGGCGCACGCCATTGCCGCCAAACACAGCCTGCTGTCCATCGATGCGCCGGTCTCGGGCGGCACCGGCGGTGCCGCGGCCGGCACGCTGACCTTCATGGCCGGAGGTTCCGGCGATGCCTTCGCTGCCGCCGAGCCGATCCTGAAGCCGATGGCCGGCCGCATCGTCCATTGCGGCGGCGACGGCGCCGGCCAGGCGGCAAAGATCTGCAACAACATGATCCTCGGGATCTCGATGATCGGCGTCGCCGAAGCCTTTGTTCTGGCCGAAAAACTGGGCCTGTCGCATCAGGCGTTGTTCGACGTCGCGTCGACCTCGTCGGGGCAATGCTGGTCCTTGACCACCTATTGCCCGGTGCCTGGCCCGGTGCCGACTTCGCCCGCAAACCGGGACTACAACCCAGGATTTGCAGCGGCACTGATGCTGAAAGACCTGAGATTGTCCCAGGAAGCCGCGCAAAGTGCCGGCGCGGTGACGCCACTTGGTGCCGAAGCAGCCCAGCTCTATGCCTTGTTCAACGCCCAGGGACATGGCGGCACGGATTTCTCCGGCATAATTAATTTTCTCAGGGGTAACCCAGCGTAA